GCGCTCTGTCGAGAGCACGGAGCCAAGCTGCTGCTGGATGAAGCGCACGCCCTCGGCGTGCTGGGTGACGCTGGTCGGGGTCTGGGGTTCGGGATGCACGACGTGACCATGATCAGTGGCACCTTTGGCAAATCCTTCGGCAGCGGTGGCGCTTTCCTCGCCTGTGACGAAGCCCTTGGCGAGCATCTGCTGCAGAGCAGTGGTGCCTTTCGGTACACCACTGCTCTGGCGCCTTCACTGGCCGCCGCGGCCCTGGCCGCTTTGCAGCTGATCCAGGCCAACCCGACCTGGGGGGCGGAGCTGGTGCAACGGGGCGAGACCTGGCGAGCTCAACTGCAGAACGCAGGCTGGACACGGCCGATCGGGACCGGACCGATCGTGCCTCTGCTGGTGGGGGACGACCAGGCATCGCTGGACCTGCAGGGAGAGCTGGAGCTAGCAGGTTTGCTCACCGTTGCGATCCGCCCACCCACCGTGCCGGAAGGCAGTGCCCGGCTCCGCCTGGTGCTGCATCGCACCCTGCCCGATGAGACATTGGACTCTCTGATCCAGGTTCTGGCTCGCACCGGCAGTCCTCGATGAAACAGGTCATCGCCATGCATGGCTGGAGCGGCGACGGGAGCAGCTGGCACCCCTGGGAGCGTCATTTCAGCCGGCATGGCTGGAGCTGGTGCAATGGCGAACGCGGCTACGGCGACCGCACACCTGTGATCCCCACCTGGAGGACGACGGAACCAAAGAAAACCAAACCATGCCGTGCTGTCATCGCTCATTCCCTGGGCCCCCATCTCATTGGGCCTGATGTGCTGAGTGAAGCCACGGAGATCGTGCTGCTGGCCAGCTTCGGGCGATTCGTTCCGGAAGGCCCGCACGGGCGTGCGCTGCGAACAGGACTGAAGGGCATGCGCAAGGCAATCGGTAGTGCAGAAGAAACCGCCATGCTGCGCACCTTCCTGCAACGGGCCGCGCAGCCCGACAGCGCTGATGGCTTGCCGCCTGGGCCTGTGCAGAAAGGACTGTCTACGGAAGGCCGAGAACGCCTGGCCAACGATCTTGACCGGCTGATCGCCACTCGTGGCCTGCCCGAAGGACTCCCCTCCAGCGCGAGGGTTCTCGTGGTGGATGCCGAGGAGGATGCGATCGTCTCTCCAGCCGCCAGTCGAGATCAGCTGATCGCCCTGGAAGGCCATCTCGAACAGCCACCAGAGCACTGGCATCTCCGCAGTACTGGCCATGCCCTGCTGGTACCCGATCTGCTGAGGCGTGTTCAACAGTGGCTGGACCGTGTGTCCCCAGAACCGGCATGACAGCCGATCAATGGGGTGACCGCGTGCTGTCACGCTTCGGGGCCGCGGCCGGGAGCTACGACGCGGCGGCGATGCTGCAGCGGGCCGTGGCCTGGCGCCTAGCCGGCCATTGCAAAAGGATCGGCGTCCCTAGGGGGCTATGGGTTGATCTCGGCAGCGGCACCGGGAACCTTGCCGATGCACTGGAGACCCATCACCCAGGGCAAGGAGTGCTGCGACTGGACGGGAGTGATGCCATGTTGCGCCGCCAACCACCCGATGCGCACACCCAGCTCTGGGACCTGAGGCAACCTCTGCCGAACTGGGAGCCAAGCCCCAGTCTGCTGGCCTCCAGCTTCTGTCTGCACTGGCTGGACAGTCCTGAACAACGGGTGCAGCAATGGCTGCAACGGCTTCAACCGGGTGGATGTCTAGCGCTCGCCTTACCCGTTGAAGGCTGCTTCCCGCAGTGGCATCAGGCTTCGGCCCAAAGCGGTGTTGCCTGCAGCGCCCTGGCGTTTCCACACCACGCGTCGTTATGCGGCAATCTCGAACCGGAGCAGATCCAATTCACCCAACAGCTTCGCTTCACCACAACGGCCATCAATCTTCCCCGGCTGCTGAAACCGCTCCGCCGCGTGGGTGCTGGTTCAAGCCGGAACCGGGCCCTGTCTGTGCAGGACTGGCGGGCGCTGCAGAGGTGTTGGCCTGATTGCGACGGCGATCGACCACTCAGACTCACCTGGTTGATCCAACTGCTGCTGATCCGCCGATGACGGCATCCCGGACTCCACTGCGCCTCGCGGTTTGCGGCACCGACACCGACGTCGGCAAAACCGTGATCAGTGCCTTACTCGTGCAGGGGTTGAAGGCCCGTTACTGGAAACCGGTCCAGAGCGGACTGGAGGGCGGCGGAGATCGTCAACGGGTGGTGGATCTGATCGACTTGCCAGCCTCCCACTGGATTCCCGAGGCTTACGCCTTTGAAGCTCCTGTGTCGCCGCATTGGGCTGCAGAGCTTGAGAACAGACATCTCGACCCCGATCGCCTGACCCTGCCAGCAGACGATGGAACGCCCCTCGTGGTGGAAACAGCGGGGGGGCTGCATGTGCCACTGAACCGGTCATGGCAGCAAATTGATCAGCTGCAGCGCTGGGGGCTGCCCGTGGTGCTCGTCGCTCGCAGTGGGCTAGGCACGCTTAATCACACCCTGCTCAGCCTGGAGGCACTCCGAAACCGCAGCATCCCAGTGCTGGGTCTCGTGATCAACGGTCCCCTGCACGACGACAATCCACGCACCCTCGCTGAACTGGGAAAGGTTCCCGTTCTGGCGGAACTACCGCCGTTGCAACCGCTCAACGCGGCTGCACTGGCGCATGCATGGCAAAAGCAGGGCTTGGGCACTAAGTTCGAGGCGCTTGCTGAATGCCCGGATCACCAATGACTAGCCGTCAGACCTGGGCCACCGTTGCCGTAGTTCTTCTCTGCGGCGGCATTCTCGTCCTGTTCACGGATGTGGAAGTGCAGTTGGTGCGTTGGTTCAACTGCGGACCGATCGCAACCCAGAGCGAACTAGACAGCGAAGTCTGCCGCTGATCGCAATCCCTTGCTTAACCCAGCGGCCTGGACCGCAAGGGACAACGCCCCATCAGCAAAGCCACATGGCGCACAGCCATTGACAGAGGCCATCCCTGGCGCAACTGCTCATGGATCTGTTCGATCTGTGATGGTGACCAGCCCCGCATTTCAAGACGTGCCTTGATGCAGGGCCAACCACCTTCGAAAAAGATGCTCCGGGAACCTTCACGACCCGAGCCATAGCGCGGTGTCTGAGGCGCAGGCTGCACGAAGCGATTCGAGGGTGATCGCAGCCTGCGGCCACGAACCTGAGGCGTGGTCATGGTCCCCCCCCTCTCGTCGTATGCCCATGATGACAACAGGCGATCGAACGTGCTCAGTGTCACGGAACCATCACCCCAATCTTTGGCCTCCTTTCACCTCCATCACCAGCACGCCCCCGCTGGAACAGGTGGTTCGCGGCGAAGGTGCGGTTCTCTACAGGGCGGAAGGGGCACCGCTGATCGATGCCATCAGCAGTTGGTGGGTCACGCTGCATGGCCATGCCCACCCTGTGGTGGCAGCAGCAATCGCGGGACAGGCGGCCACCCTGGAGCAGGTGATCTTCGCCGAATTCACCCATCCCCAGGCGGAACGCCTGGCGGAACGCCTGGCCGAACGCACTGGACTGGACCGGGTGTTCTTCTCCGACAACGGATCCACAGCCGTGGAAGTGGCGCTGAAAACGGCCGTGCAGTGGTGGCACAACCGTGGCGAAGCCCGTCAGCAGCTGATTGCCTTCGATGGGGCTTATCACGGCGACACCTTTGGCGCGATGGCCGTCGGGGCACGCAGTCTGTTCAGTGAACCCTTTGATCCGCTGCTGTTTCCCGTGACCCGGGTTCCGTGGCCCCATACCCACTGGAACGACGAGGAGGTGGAGCGCCGCGAGCAGCAGGCCTTAGACGCACTGGAACTGGCGCTGCGCACACCGACAGCAGCTGTCATTCTCGAACCGCTCGTTCAGGGAGCGGGCGGGATGCGCATGGTGCGTCCGCAGTTTCTGCAGGCGGTTGAACAGCGGGTGCGCGAAGCCGGCAGTTTGCTGATCGCCGATGAAGTGATGGCGGGATTCGGACGCTGCGGCCGCCTGCTGGCGTCCCAGAGAGCGGGCATCACACCGGATCTGGTGGCCCTATCCAAGGGGCTGACAGCAGGGTTCTTGCCGATGGGAATCACGCTGGCAACGAAAGCGATCTTCGAGGAGTTTCTCGGCACCGATCCAACCAAGACCCTCTGGCATGGCCACAGCTTCACGGCCAACCCGCTGGGCTGTGCTGCGGCCAATGCCAGCCTGGATTTACTCGAAGCCGAGCCGCAACTTCACGAACAATTCGAACAGCGCCATCGCCATCGATTGGAACGGCTGGCACACCATCCCAGGGTGCAGCGTCCTCGGCTCTGCGGCACCATCGCCGCCTTCGACCTGGTGACCGATGGCGCCCAGGGCTATCTCAACCCGGCCGGCAAAGTGTTGCGACGACTCGTCAGGGACCAGGGGGTGCTGATTCGTCCTCTGGGGGATGTGGTCTATCTTTTGCCGCCGCTCTGCATCAGCAACACCCAGCTGGATCAGTGCTATGAGGCGATCGCCAACGGATTGGAGGCATTGCCTGCCAGCGCCCCGTGAAATGGATCAAGGGCCGAATCGCAAGGCGGCCTCGACGTCGGCTCTGGGAAGCCGGTAGGAGTAACTGCAGCTGCGCGGTGGCACCGCCGAATCCCACATCACACCAAGGTCTTCCTGATCAAGACGCAACCGTGCCCTCCATTCAGGCTGTTCCCAGTTCCAGTCGCAGGGGTCTTGCTCACTGCGAGTCGCACCCAGCGTCTCCAACCAGCCTTCAAGGGCTCTGAGGGAGTGCTGGTTGAGCGGCGTTTCTGACGAAGGGAGTGAGGCCATCGGAACCTCCGGATTGCTCAGCACTCTTCTGAGTCTGCTCCTCGAGCAACCAGCTCGGCTGCACCTGAAGCTCCAGCCCACGACTCCAGGCCACACCCACACCCAGCAGCAGACAAAGAGCCAGAGCACCCAGCAACAGGAGCAGCGACAGCCATTCGCCGCCGGAGAGAGGCCGACGCTGACCGATGCTGTCAGGGACCGGAAACGAGGGGGTCTTCAAAGCTGGGGGATGGTCGCGCTCCCGCAGCGCAGTGTCGTAGAGCCGCCGCATGCCTGGATCCGTGAGCTGCTCGTAGGCGTCGCGCAGCAATTGGAACTGACGGGCAGCGTCCTCAGCCGGCAAACGGGTGGTGTCGGGATGCACGGCCTTACTCAGGCGTCGGAACGCCTGCCGCACGGTGTCGACATCAGCTCCGCGGGACACGCCCAGACGCTCGTAATGGGTGATGTCCTGGACCGGAGGAGCCATCGCCAGCAGAAGCACCTACGTCCTTGCAGGCATTCTAGGAAGGTCTGAAGGGCAGGCCGCCATGCCGGATTCATCGCCGTTCGCCAAGCCAGGGCCAGAGCTTTGGAGGTTGCTCGGATGGACTCCGGATCCCCAGCAACTGCAACAACTGATTGACCTGCAACGGTTGCTGGAGGACTGGAACGGCCGGGTCAACCTCACCCGTCTGGTGCAAGGCGAGGATTTCTGGATTGCACAAGTGCTGGATAGCCTCTGGCCCCTGCTGCCGGAGCTGGAGAAACCAGAGACCCCACGTCGCTGCATTGATGTGGGCACAGGTGGGGGATTTCCAGGGCTGGCTGTGGCGATTGCGCTGCCGGGTGCCCACCTGACTCTGGTGGACTCGGTTGGGCGTAAAACCGCAGCAGTCGCTGCCATGGCGACTGCGCTGGGGCTGAGCGACCGCGTGGTCGTTCGCACCGAACGGGTCGAACGCACAGGCCACGATCCAGGGTGCAGAGGTCAATTCGACCTGGCCATGGCACGGGCTGTGGCTGCTGCACCTGTGGTGGCGGAATATCTCGTGCCCCTGCTTCAACAGCAAGGGCAGGCCCTGCTCTATCGGGGCCGCTGGCAGGACAGCGACGATGCCGAACTGCAACCGGCCCTGAAGCTGCTGAACGCACGCAGCGACGGCATCAGCCGCACGGAACTGCCTGCGGATCGGGGCCCCCGCACACTGATTCGCATCAGCACTGATCGCGCAACACCCAAGATCTATCCCCGCGCGATCGGAGTGCCGACGAAGCTTCCCTTGGGAGGTCAGGCCGACGAAAGGCGCTCCTGACGCTCTCCGCCCACACGATCTCTGAGACGTCGAAGGATTCCAGGAATTTGATCTCGCCAGGGGCTGGCCTTCAGAACAGCCAACAGATCCGTCTCCGTGACGGTGAGATCAAGGGGGTCCGCATTGGAGCCAGGAAACCAATGGCCACCACGCCCGAGCAGACCATATCGGGCTTTGACAAAACCCTCGAGATCCCAGGCCTCGAGCAGGTTATGCAACCACAGAAGCAGAGGAAGATTCAGCTCACCCGGTGTGTCTTGCCAATGGGGCAGACCCTGCTGCCAACTGTCCATCCATGCACCGCCCAATGCTTCCCGTGCCGCTTGCTCCAAGCTCTGCTCGATCGGCGTGATCAGCCTGTCCGCCTGGTCGAGCATCGCCACCGCATCAAGGTGGAGCCCCAAATCATCCGGGCAGGAAGCCCCGACGCTGATCGTGTGCACCCTGGGGTCCCGCAGACAGAAGAGATCGTTGAACACGATTGGATGCAGGGGCGCTGTCAACGCACGGAGCCGTGGCCCCGGTGTGTGCAGATGCCCCCCCTTGTCCGTCGGACTGATGATGAACACACCCATGTCATGGCGATGGGCTGCCGCGATCGCAGGTTCATTGTCCTGACGGATGAAATACCAGTGCAAGTTCACGTAATCGAAACAGTCCGTCTCGATCGCATCGACGATCAGCTCGGGCTCGCCATGGGTGGAGAACCCCACGTGACCAATACGCCCCTCCGCTTGCCAACGGCGGACGACGTCCAGACATCCACCGGGGCGAATGGTCTGTTCGAGATGGTCATGACGGTTGATGCCATGAATGGCCAGCAGATCAACCCGTTGCACCTGCAGGCGTTCCAGCGATAACTCCAGCTCAGCCTCAAAGGCCTCGGGATCAGCCTGGGGCGGCACCTTGGTCTGAAGGATTCTTGACACATCGGGGCTTTCGGGAAGAGCCCAACCCAGTTGACGCTCTGAACTGCCGTAATGCCGCGCGGTTTCCACATGGTGGAATCCAGCCTGCACCGCACGGCCCAGAGTGTCTTCCAGGAGACGCTGAGATTCCCCGGTGATGGCGTCAGGCGCCAAGTCGGTCCAGCTCTGCTGAAAGCGCATGCCACCCAAAGAGAGCACCGGCATGGCGATCTCCGTACGCCCGAAACGTCGGGTGGGCAGAGCGGAACTAGACATCAATCGTGGCTGGTGTTGCGTGGCAACTGTCGACGCAAACGAGCCGGTGAAGGGAGGCCCAGTGGCAGCAACTCCTGGGCATCCAGTTGCTGCTTCAAGCCCGGCAGATCATCGAAGGCAACCCAATGGATGCAATCCACCGGACAGGTCTCGATCGCCTCCTGAATGCGTTCGGTGCTGTCGCCGTCCTGACGGATGGCACGCGAACGCCCGAGGTTGGGTTCAATGCAGAACGTGTTGGTGGCGACATGGGCGCAATAGCGGCAACCGATGCACACCGCTTCATCCACCCACACAGCCTTTTCGCGCAGCTCACCTCCAAGAACAGGCTCCCGTCCGGTGCGCTCATCCTGCTCGTAGGAAGCGGCGACGTAGGCGGCCGCCGAGGGGTCAACCACTGATCTTCCGACGCAACATGACTGGACTCAGGCGTCCCAGCGGGTCACCACGAGCTCAATAGAACCGTCCTGGCAATCAGTCTGTTGAGCCACATCAAACCCTTCTTGGCGGCTGGCTTCCAGCACAGAGCGCAGGGCGTAACGCTGGGTGAGCTTGGAGAGGAATCGCTCCACCGGAATGGGCTGACGCCAGAGGTCCAAATCGGTGACGAACTCGTAGGCGCCACTGGATTCATTCCAACTGAAACCGAAATCCGCACTGCCCTCGACAGCAACGGCCAGTTCTGCGTCAACGGTCTGACCCTGGTAACCGCGCACAGCTTGCTGAATCTCGCCCGGGGTGTAACCCAGATCTTCAAGCGCTCCGCGCAGTGGGGCGAGCTGACGAAGTTCGGTTTTGACGGTGCTGAAGTGAGACATCAGGAAGGCTCGACGGACTGAGATTGCGACTGGGTCAGGACCTGAGGGGTATTGAAGGCTTCAGCCGTGGGCTGACGCTGTTCAACGGTGCCAAGGGCTGCCTCAAGACGATCCGTGAGCTGCAGACAGGCGTCGCCGCTGACACCCTCCACCTGCTCTTCAACACGCCCGTCAGGACGGATGCGGAATCGAACTGTGCGTTGAGGCATGCACCAACACAGAATTGAGCGCATGTTAAGGGGAAGTGACCGAAGCCTGAGATCACCTGTCACCGGATCCGACCACATTTGATTCAGAGCTTCAGGCCCTGGAGTCAAAGCAGCAGTCCTTCGTCCAGCAGGGTCTGCAAGCGGTCCACCAGGTCCGGACTGTCTAACTGCTCGAGAGCGGTCCGCGCTTCATCGCGTACTGCGGTTTCAGGATCCTTCAGAAGTGCGGCCACGAAGCTTTCGACCACTTCCTCCTGGCGAGGCTTGACCAACATGTCGTGAAGGCGGCCGAGTGCCCAAATGCAGTTGCTGCGCACCACAGGCTCGCTGTCGATCTTCAGGCTGAGCAGAAGCTGTCCCGCAGCGAGATCCGCCTTGGCGGGAGAGGTACTACCGGCCTCAGCCAGAGAAACGGATGCCCAAAGTCGAACAGCTGCAACGTCGACCTGCAAGGCACGGATCAACGGATTGAGCACCGGAGCATCGGAGTAATTGCCCAAACTCCAGGCCGTGGCTTTGCGTACATAGGCATTGCTATCGACCTGAAGAAGATTGAGCAACGCCTGCACAGCCTGCGTCGAAGGATTGCGACCCAGCGCATAAACAGCACTCATCCGTACCACTGGACAGGTCTCGTCCAGCAGCGGCAACAGCAAGGGGACGGCCCGAGGATCGCGGTGCTCGCAGAACACTCTGAGACCCTGAAGCCTTTGGTCATGGCCTTGCTTCAGCCACTCCAAGCCTGCGTCGCAGGAACGCACGGCCTCGAGTGCATCACCTTCCGGATCATCGGGTGCGATCTCATCGAGGGGGTCACCCACAAGCTCCGCTTCGAGCTCGCGCGCCAGCACATCAGGGTCGATGGCCAACTCAGGCCTCGGGTCCTCCTTCTGGTTGCCGGATGAATCGCTCATGGACCGATCGTAATCTCAGCCGATTGGTGCAGGCGCCAGCATGTCACCGGGGAGCCAAATCCTGGCGCTGACGGCGACGAGAGCCAGAGCGAACAGAGCCACGATCAGGATGGGGAGCAGGGTGCTGCGGAAAAAGGCCAAGGCGTTTCCTGATTTCAGTGCATTGTGACTGGCGCTCGCTCAGAGCGGTGCGACCGAACGACGTGGGAGGCGAAGCAGCGTCAACGAGACCACAGCCACCACCAAGCCGAGCCAGCCCAGCAACGTCTGGTGCAGAAGGAAAGCACCGGACCCCAACAAGGCACCGAACAGCACACCCGAACTGAACACGAACCGGGCCAGCAGGTCTGAAAGGCTCTCACTGGCCTGCACATCAAAGCGCCGACGCCACTGGCTCCAACCGGGGCCAGGGGGTTGCACCGTCTGCACAAAGCGCTCCAGCACAGCCGGTGACTCCGGTGGTGTCACCAGCATCACAAGGATCCAAACCACAGCGGTGAGCGAGGTGGTGACCATCAGTCGCTGGCCGTAATCACTGATCTGCAGCAGGGGCACCACCGATGTGGAGAGTCCAACCACAAAGCCACAGAGCATCGCGGCCAGCTCCGCAGCTGCGTTGATCCGCCACCAGAACCAGCGCAGCACCAGCACCACCCCTGGACCGGTGCCGATAGCGATCACCAGACGGAAGACCGTTCCGATGCTGTCGCTGATCAGAGCCGTTGCCACCCCCAGGACCAACAGCATCACACTCATCACCTGACCCACCAGCAGCAACTCGCGCGGCGAAGCGTTCGGGCGCAGGAAACGTTGATAGAGATCGTGGGTCAGATAGCTGGCACCCCAGTTCACGGAGGTGCTGACGGTGCTCATGAAGGCAGCAACCAGTGACACCACCACCAGACCAAGCACCACCGGAGGCAACAGCTGGACAGCCAGGGCGGGGTAGCTCATCTCCCAATCGCTCTGATCCGGCAGCAACACGAGAGCCGCCAAGGCCACGAGCACCCACAACCAGCTGCGTACCAAATAGTTGACCACCAAAAACACCCAACCGGCCAGCCGCGCCTGCTGCTCGTCTTTCGTCGCCAACATCCGCTGGATGAATTCACCACCGCCGTCACTGCGTCGGAAGCTCCACCACTGCACGGTGAGATAAGCCAGGAAGGTCGAGATGCTGATACCAGCTCCACCGATCCAGTCGAAACCATCGGGGCCCCAGCGCCATGGAACGAGGGACAACAGCTCCGGACGCTCCATGGCGCTGAGCTGATCCAGAAGTGAGCCCATGCCGCCAGCCGCATGCACGGCAGCCCAAGCCACGGCGGAGGCCCCCAGCAGCGCCAAGAGCAACTGAATGAAATCGGTAATCACCACGGCCCACAGTCCCCCGGCCACGGTGTACGCCAGCACCAAGGCAGCCACGATGCTCAGCAGCAGCAGTGTGTCGGGGATGCCTCCGGCGGCGGCCACCGGTTGGTTGGAGACGATGCCCAGAGCCTCCACCACTTTGCGCATGGCCAGGAAGGCGTAACCGATGCCGATGCAGTTGACCGGCAATGCCAAGAGGAAGGCTTTGATGCCGCGGAGCCAGGCCGCTGCCGGCCCCCCGTAACGCAGTTCGGTGAAGGCCGCATCCGTGAGCACGCCACTTCGGCGCCAGAGCGGTGCAAACACCACCGCCATCGCCACATGAGCCAGGCCGAACCCCCACCACTCCCAGTTGGCCGCGAGGCCTCGGGTGCCGACGATGCCCGCCACGTAGAGCGGCGTATCGATGGAAAAGGTCGTGGCCGCCATCGATGCACCCGCAAGCCAGCCGCTGAGACTGCGACCTGCCACGAAGTAGTCATCCTCACCACGGTTGCGTCGAGCCAACCAGAGACCCAGAGCCAGCGTCGCCGCCAGATAGCCAATCAGGATGATCCAGTCGATCGGAGCCATAAGACCGGGCAGGTGGCCGCAGTCTCCCCTACTTCTGGCGAGAGCGCCGCAGCTGACCGCAAGCAGCATCCTGATCCAGACCGCGGCTGGCCCGCAGGCTCACAGCGATGCCGCGACGCTCAAGCACCCGCCTGAAGCCTTCGATGCGTTCACGGGAGGGACGCTGGAACTCCTCTTCTTCGATCGGGTTGTAGGCAATCAAATTCACATGGCTCTGAAAGCCACCAACACGGTCTGCCAGCTCTTCAGCATGCTGCGGACGATCATTGAGATTACCGAGCAGGATGTATTCAAAACTCACCCGCCGACCGGTCACCGCCAGGTAGTGGCGGCAATCCTCGAGGAGGTCGTCGTAAGGGTAGGCATGGGCCGTGGGAATCAACTCCTCGCGCAGTTGCTGATTCGGTGCATGCAGGCTGACAGCCAATGTGAATTGGGCGCGTCCAAGCGTTTCAAGGGCCAGTTCCGCCAGCTGCGGCAGCGTCTTCGGAACGCCAACAGTGCTCACGGTGATCCGGCGCTGGCCAATGCCGAGATCATCGTTGATGCAGCGAATCGCCTCAAGCACCGCCTGACTGTTCAGCAATGGCTCGCCCATGCCCATAAACA
This region of Synechococcus sp. NOUM97013 genomic DNA includes:
- a CDS encoding aminotransferase class I/II-fold pyridoxal phosphate-dependent enzyme; the encoded protein is MSIPPARRRQLRTWTPTGEDGRLRAGVTDADEGMLDLASNDYLSLCRHPAVIAAAHEELLRSGAGAAGSRLVSGTRPVHDQLETALSHWLGRERVLLFPSGFQANLAAVSALADRHTIVLADRLIHHSLLVGVQASGARLRRFAHNDLQALEHLLRQCRNDRPSAALLVITESLFSMEGTSPVLADLSALCREHGAKLLLDEAHALGVLGDAGRGLGFGMHDVTMISGTFGKSFGSGGAFLACDEALGEHLLQSSGAFRYTTALAPSLAAAALAALQLIQANPTWGAELVQRGETWRAQLQNAGWTRPIGTGPIVPLLVGDDQASLDLQGELELAGLLTVAIRPPTVPEGSARLRLVLHRTLPDETLDSLIQVLARTGSPR
- a CDS encoding alpha/beta hydrolase — encoded protein: MKQVIAMHGWSGDGSSWHPWERHFSRHGWSWCNGERGYGDRTPVIPTWRTTEPKKTKPCRAVIAHSLGPHLIGPDVLSEATEIVLLASFGRFVPEGPHGRALRTGLKGMRKAIGSAEETAMLRTFLQRAAQPDSADGLPPGPVQKGLSTEGRERLANDLDRLIATRGLPEGLPSSARVLVVDAEEDAIVSPAASRDQLIALEGHLEQPPEHWHLRSTGHALLVPDLLRRVQQWLDRVSPEPA
- a CDS encoding methyltransferase yields the protein MTADQWGDRVLSRFGAAAGSYDAAAMLQRAVAWRLAGHCKRIGVPRGLWVDLGSGTGNLADALETHHPGQGVLRLDGSDAMLRRQPPDAHTQLWDLRQPLPNWEPSPSLLASSFCLHWLDSPEQRVQQWLQRLQPGGCLALALPVEGCFPQWHQASAQSGVACSALAFPHHASLCGNLEPEQIQFTQQLRFTTTAINLPRLLKPLRRVGAGSSRNRALSVQDWRALQRCWPDCDGDRPLRLTWLIQLLLIRR
- the bioD gene encoding dethiobiotin synthase yields the protein MTASRTPLRLAVCGTDTDVGKTVISALLVQGLKARYWKPVQSGLEGGGDRQRVVDLIDLPASHWIPEAYAFEAPVSPHWAAELENRHLDPDRLTLPADDGTPLVVETAGGLHVPLNRSWQQIDQLQRWGLPVVLVARSGLGTLNHTLLSLEALRNRSIPVLGLVINGPLHDDNPRTLAELGKVPVLAELPPLQPLNAAALAHAWQKQGLGTKFEALAECPDHQ
- the bioA gene encoding adenosylmethionine--8-amino-7-oxononanoate transaminase, with the protein product MSRNHHPNLWPPFTSITSTPPLEQVVRGEGAVLYRAEGAPLIDAISSWWVTLHGHAHPVVAAAIAGQAATLEQVIFAEFTHPQAERLAERLAERTGLDRVFFSDNGSTAVEVALKTAVQWWHNRGEARQQLIAFDGAYHGDTFGAMAVGARSLFSEPFDPLLFPVTRVPWPHTHWNDEEVERREQQALDALELALRTPTAAVILEPLVQGAGGMRMVRPQFLQAVEQRVREAGSLLIADEVMAGFGRCGRLLASQRAGITPDLVALSKGLTAGFLPMGITLATKAIFEEFLGTDPTKTLWHGHSFTANPLGCAAANASLDLLEAEPQLHEQFEQRHRHRLERLAHHPRVQRPRLCGTIAAFDLVTDGAQGYLNPAGKVLRRLVRDQGVLIRPLGDVVYLLPPLCISNTQLDQCYEAIANGLEALPASAP
- a CDS encoding DUF3143 domain-containing protein; translation: MASLPSSETPLNQHSLRALEGWLETLGATRSEQDPCDWNWEQPEWRARLRLDQEDLGVMWDSAVPPRSCSYSYRLPRADVEAALRFGP
- a CDS encoding J domain-containing protein, translated to MAPPVQDITHYERLGVSRGADVDTVRQAFRRLSKAVHPDTTRLPAEDAARQFQLLRDAYEQLTDPGMRRLYDTALRERDHPPALKTPSFPVPDSIGQRRPLSGGEWLSLLLLLGALALCLLLGVGVAWSRGLELQVQPSWLLEEQTQKSAEQSGGSDGLTPFVRNAAQPALPQSP
- the rsmG gene encoding 16S rRNA (guanine(527)-N(7))-methyltransferase RsmG: MPDSSPFAKPGPELWRLLGWTPDPQQLQQLIDLQRLLEDWNGRVNLTRLVQGEDFWIAQVLDSLWPLLPELEKPETPRRCIDVGTGGGFPGLAVAIALPGAHLTLVDSVGRKTAAVAAMATALGLSDRVVVRTERVERTGHDPGCRGQFDLAMARAVAAAPVVAEYLVPLLQQQGQALLYRGRWQDSDDAELQPALKLLNARSDGISRTELPADRGPRTLIRISTDRATPKIYPRAIGVPTKLPLGGQADERRS
- a CDS encoding aldo/keto reductase — translated: MSSSALPTRRFGRTEIAMPVLSLGGMRFQQSWTDLAPDAITGESQRLLEDTLGRAVQAGFHHVETARHYGSSERQLGWALPESPDVSRILQTKVPPQADPEAFEAELELSLERLQVQRVDLLAIHGINRHDHLEQTIRPGGCLDVVRRWQAEGRIGHVGFSTHGEPELIVDAIETDCFDYVNLHWYFIRQDNEPAIAAAHRHDMGVFIISPTDKGGHLHTPGPRLRALTAPLHPIVFNDLFCLRDPRVHTISVGASCPDDLGLHLDAVAMLDQADRLITPIEQSLEQAAREALGGAWMDSWQQGLPHWQDTPGELNLPLLLWLHNLLEAWDLEGFVKARYGLLGRGGHWFPGSNADPLDLTVTETDLLAVLKASPWRDQIPGILRRLRDRVGGERQERLSSA
- a CDS encoding ferredoxin; amino-acid sequence: MVDPSAAAYVAASYEQDERTGREPVLGGELREKAVWVDEAVCIGCRYCAHVATNTFCIEPNLGRSRAIRQDGDSTERIQEAIETCPVDCIHWVAFDDLPGLKQQLDAQELLPLGLPSPARLRRQLPRNTSHD
- a CDS encoding DUF1257 domain-containing protein encodes the protein MSHFSTVKTELRQLAPLRGALEDLGYTPGEIQQAVRGYQGQTVDAELAVAVEGSADFGFSWNESSGAYEFVTDLDLWRQPIPVERFLSKLTQRYALRSVLEASRQEGFDVAQQTDCQDGSIELVVTRWDA
- a CDS encoding DUF2997 domain-containing protein yields the protein MPQRTVRFRIRPDGRVEEQVEGVSGDACLQLTDRLEAALGTVEQRQPTAEAFNTPQVLTQSQSQSVEPS
- a CDS encoding HEAT repeat domain-containing protein, with the protein product MSDSSGNQKEDPRPELAIDPDVLARELEAELVGDPLDEIAPDDPEGDALEAVRSCDAGLEWLKQGHDQRLQGLRVFCEHRDPRAVPLLLPLLDETCPVVRMSAVYALGRNPSTQAVQALLNLLQVDSNAYVRKATAWSLGNYSDAPVLNPLIRALQVDVAAVRLWASVSLAEAGSTSPAKADLAAGQLLLSLKIDSEPVVRSNCIWALGRLHDMLVKPRQEEVVESFVAALLKDPETAVRDEARTALEQLDSPDLVDRLQTLLDEGLLL